The sequence below is a genomic window from Sparus aurata chromosome 6, fSpaAur1.1, whole genome shotgun sequence.
GGAAAAACCTCCAAATATAGGTTGAATACAGTTGCGTTTCCAGTAAAACACTGTACATAGATATCAGTCTAAACAACTGTGTGTACTTACCATTGTGTTGATAATGGAAAACAGTTAAATACCATCATATTTGTTGgcaaaacctttatttataaagcactttaaagGAATTTATACGGAATGAAGtagtattttatatttcagactGATgattgcacagtaaaacaaagtcATACTTCATGGCAAAGCCTTCATTTCTGCAGTATGCATATGGTATTTTCAAACACGTTGCTTATCTCCTTTTCTCAAACTTGACAAAGCTGGTCCACAGAAGACATTAAACAACTTTTACTGGTGATAGAGCTCATCACTAGGACATTGGTTGATGATTTATTTCCCGACTTTGTCATATTGTTTCActattgttttatcatttatctcCCCAGCTGTGTCCATGGCTcctctgtgctgtgttgtgttggtgctgctgtgtgtttttgactCGGCCTCGACCACATTTGTTGCTGACATGGATTATGGAGGTGTTCCTCTGTGGATTGACCGCCAGTTTGGCGAGCCCAGTGTGTTGAGCCTGCAGGGACGGATGGACCCACGCTGGTTCAGAGCCAACAACCCCCAGGCCTGCCCTCTACAGTGTGACTGCCCCATCCAGTGGCCCACGGCGCTCTACTGCGACCACAGAGGCCTGGCAGACACCCCTGACCACCTACCGGAAAGAACTCAATACCTGTTTCTACAGGTAGAAAAAACACTGGCATGGGAACTGAGCGTGTGTTGTCTTTACAATGGTCTGCCACTGGCCCACAGTGGTTTTCCATTCCCTGTTCATTTTAGTTCTAAAGTGTGGAACGTGAAAttctttcagacatttttttcttttgttctcagGGCAACAACATCTCATCCCTGTCGTCCTCTTTCCTGGCCAACATTACTGATCTACGCTGGCTCATCCTGGACCACAACCAACTGCAGAGCGACAAGCTGGAACAGGCCGCCCTGCAGAACCAGAGCCAGCTGTGCTACCTGTTTGCCAACAACAACCACCTGACATCAGTGCCCAGTGCTCTACCAGCTGGACTCAAACAGCTGCGTCTGGCCCACAACCAGATCAGCAGCATCAGCCCTGGCGCTTTCCAGAACCTGCACAAcctgacgctgctgctgttgcagGGAAACAAGCTGCGGACCATCACAGAGGGAGACCTCAAGGGTAGCGTAATTTGTAATTTCCTGATTAGATTACGTTACAGCACAACTTTGTGCTTTGTTCACATATAATAAACACCATAGACAAACATTAGATGATTGTCTTTTGTTGTTGACTAGTTTACACAGGTGGCTATTAGGGCAGTTGGAGTCAGAGGGTTGTTTAATTCAACAATGAATGGCGACAAAGGGAAGCGAGTAGGTAAAAAAACGAAAAGCTAACTTCAATGATAAGCTGAAGTACAAAGATCCAATCGCAGGAGACGCAGACTGAAAACAGATGAACTAATGAagagggagggaaaacaaaggCTTAAATACGCTGGAATGGTTCATGGTTGATTAATTGATCTGTCacacaaatattgttttttgtgttgcagGTCTGTCCAGTCTGAATCTGCTGGATCTCAGTGGGAATTTGTTCTCGTCCGTCCCCAGGCATTTACCTCCATCAGTCGTGCAGCTCTATCTGTCCAACAACACTCTCTCAGGGCTGGATGAGGACAGTTTTGTGGGATTTCTCAACCTTAAGTATCTACGCCTCAGTCGCTGTGGTCTGAAGATCCAGGGCATCCACCCGCAGGTCTTCAACTTCTCCAGTTTGGTGGAACTGGACCTTTCTTATAACAAACTTAGTACCACTCCCACAGTCCCCACCACCCTGCAGTACCTCTACCTGGAGGCCAACCAAATACAAGGTGAGTCGCATATgtgcagaaagaaaacaggcaCATACAGACAAGCACAAATACAGTCATGTCTTTAAAATGCTCATACACCACACGTGGACACATTAATAAACTTTACAATTCAACAATGCACTCACTTCTTGTGACAGCAGAATACAATATATGTGAGTTATGTGGCTGACCACCTGGGGAGGTCTGACACCCAAACTTGACTGTGAGCGAGAAGATGAAATGTGGAAAATGTGAGAGGAACTTTAAAGAAAGCACGAGTTCCTCGAACACACAATCGGCCCTCTTCACTGCATACAGACATGGGAGGGGCTGGGCAgagatggaagaggagggagaataaagggaggggagggacatggaaagagaaaagggtggaggagagaagagaataaAGGAATTTTGGGTGGTTGGATGAAGAGAAAGCAGGCTAgtaaaggagagaggagagtggtATGAAACATCTGTGATGGATTCAGAGGTAGGAGCACCAGATGAGCCAGAAGCACATGCTGTTCCCATCATCAGCTTTttgctctctctcgctctgctcTCCATCACTTTGGTCTTCTTTGTGCAGATGAGATTCATGATACAGCCAGGAGCCACATTTTGACTCACGTGATCGTCTGGCAGCAGTGTTCAGTTTTCGTTCTCAGGCTCTGGCAACGCAAAAGTTTGCTCTCATTTCCTGATCTGTTTAAGCACCAAcaagaagagacagacagacagcagactgCAAAACActtgtacaaaaacacacacctcatCGTCTAGCTAGCAGCATGACAGCTACCGCGGTGCTCATATGCCAAAGCCCACAGTCTGTGCCGAGGGAGGCTCTACTACTGAAATGAAGTGAGAAAGCAAAAGAGAGGGTGTTGTGGTTTCCTCGTCCTCCGTTTTCACCACAGCACCTGCAAGGCTACTAATGGGAAATGCAGACTGTTTTAGAAGAAGAGCCTTTGCAGACTGCACAGACTAATCTCGTGATCAAACCAGCACTTCATCTTAATGATTTACATATGACGAACACATGGTACATGATGTGAAATCAAAGCTCCGTGGACTGCTTTAGTATCGACAATGTTTTGACAAGACAGCAATAAAAAGAAGGCTGTCGCTCTGGTGAATAATGAGCCcgtgttttctgtctgttcatTACAGGGTTCAACTTGACTAGTTTCTGCAGAGAGGTGGGACCGCTGTCCTACTCCAGGATGAAGGTATTACGACTGGATGGAAACAAGATGACCTACCAGCAACTGCCCCCCGACTGGGTCTACTGTCTGCGAGTGCTTGAAAGGATTTTCGTCTGACCCCCGCCTCCTGAGCATGATCAAAAAACAGGATTGCTGTATGCGACTGGAAAACCTCATCTCCTGATACAAAGTACAAGACGTGACTTAACTTAAGATCTTTGTTTTGTTAGCTAACTCATCATTTGTGCAAGTAAAAGCCTTAAAGCTAGAAACCAGAGACTCTaattcatcatgtgttcaataTGCAGATGCACTGCCAGCAACAGAGGGGATGCCAAAGCTTGAACTTACCAGTGTACTTACCAAATAACCAGTGTTATTTTATGGCAATGCCGAAGTCCTGatcaaaacatttctcattCCACCAGTGCATTCCCATGAGTCTCTCTTGCTCTCATTCCATCTTCGCGTTCTGCCTCAGCAGGGTTGTACATCTGTGTGTTATTACTGAATAGGAACTGTGACAAACCATCTCATTTATGACTGTAAA
It includes:
- the LOC115582648 gene encoding lumican isoform X3, which gives rise to MQAKKAVSMAPLCCVVLVLLCVFDSASTTFVADMDYGGVPLWIDRQFGEPSVLSLQGRMDPRWFRANNPQACPLQCDCPIQWPTALYCDHRGLADTPDHLPERTQYLFLQGNNISSLSSSFLANITDLRWLILDHNQLQSDKLEQAALQNQSQLCYLFANNNHLTSVPSALPAGLKQLRLAHNQISSISPGAFQNLHNLTLLLLQGNKLRTITEGDLKGLSSLNLLDLSGNLFSSVPRHLPPSVVQLYLSNNTLSGLDEDSFVGFLNLKYLRLSRCGLKIQGIHPQVFNFSSLVELDLSYNKLSTTPTVPTTLQYLYLEANQIQGFNLTSFCREVGPLSYSRMKVLRLDGNKMTYQQLPPDWVYCLRVLERIFV
- the LOC115582648 gene encoding lumican isoform X1; its protein translation is MEEVWGRGCGQHMKRRNAVEPPEGFIGNLGQNCLRSVAPDQTAVSMAPLCCVVLVLLCVFDSASTTFVADMDYGGVPLWIDRQFGEPSVLSLQGRMDPRWFRANNPQACPLQCDCPIQWPTALYCDHRGLADTPDHLPERTQYLFLQGNNISSLSSSFLANITDLRWLILDHNQLQSDKLEQAALQNQSQLCYLFANNNHLTSVPSALPAGLKQLRLAHNQISSISPGAFQNLHNLTLLLLQGNKLRTITEGDLKGLSSLNLLDLSGNLFSSVPRHLPPSVVQLYLSNNTLSGLDEDSFVGFLNLKYLRLSRCGLKIQGIHPQVFNFSSLVELDLSYNKLSTTPTVPTTLQYLYLEANQIQGFNLTSFCREVGPLSYSRMKVLRLDGNKMTYQQLPPDWVYCLRVLERIFV
- the LOC115582648 gene encoding lumican isoform X2 → MKRRNAVEPVSMAPLCCVVLVLLCVFDSASTTFVADMDYGGVPLWIDRQFGEPSVLSLQGRMDPRWFRANNPQACPLQCDCPIQWPTALYCDHRGLADTPDHLPERTQYLFLQGNNISSLSSSFLANITDLRWLILDHNQLQSDKLEQAALQNQSQLCYLFANNNHLTSVPSALPAGLKQLRLAHNQISSISPGAFQNLHNLTLLLLQGNKLRTITEGDLKGLSSLNLLDLSGNLFSSVPRHLPPSVVQLYLSNNTLSGLDEDSFVGFLNLKYLRLSRCGLKIQGIHPQVFNFSSLVELDLSYNKLSTTPTVPTTLQYLYLEANQIQGFNLTSFCREVGPLSYSRMKVLRLDGNKMTYQQLPPDWVYCLRVLERIFV
- the LOC115582648 gene encoding lumican isoform X4, translating into MAPLCCVVLVLLCVFDSASTTFVADMDYGGVPLWIDRQFGEPSVLSLQGRMDPRWFRANNPQACPLQCDCPIQWPTALYCDHRGLADTPDHLPERTQYLFLQGNNISSLSSSFLANITDLRWLILDHNQLQSDKLEQAALQNQSQLCYLFANNNHLTSVPSALPAGLKQLRLAHNQISSISPGAFQNLHNLTLLLLQGNKLRTITEGDLKGLSSLNLLDLSGNLFSSVPRHLPPSVVQLYLSNNTLSGLDEDSFVGFLNLKYLRLSRCGLKIQGIHPQVFNFSSLVELDLSYNKLSTTPTVPTTLQYLYLEANQIQGFNLTSFCREVGPLSYSRMKVLRLDGNKMTYQQLPPDWVYCLRVLERIFV